A window of Sphingobium herbicidovorans contains these coding sequences:
- a CDS encoding aminotransferase codes for MTIRLPLGHPVYRDMPATIFEKMSARARETGAINLGQGFPDAQGPDDILRAAAEALLHRSNQYPPSGGLPELRQAVAAHYERHQGLDLRAEEVIVTSGATEAIAASLFALIQPGDEVLLLAPLYDAYLPLVERAGGVARIARLTPPDWRITREALDTMIGPRTRLLILNNPLNPSGSVMAREDLAMLASFCLDHDLIAICDEVWEHVTFDGVRHQPLMAFPGMRDRTVKIGSAGKIFSLTGWKLGWMCAAPPIATLLGRAHQFLTFTSPPNLQWAVAEGLGKPDDWFTAMRAGYQASRDRLVRGLGDAGYAVQQSAGTWFVTVDLAASGMALNDVDFCERIIGEAGVAAIPISAFYPDAAVTHLVRLCFSKSDAVIDEAVARLGAFRASLG; via the coding sequence ATGACCATCAGGCTACCGCTCGGCCATCCCGTTTACCGGGACATGCCCGCCACCATCTTTGAGAAAATGTCCGCCCGCGCGCGGGAAACGGGCGCGATCAATCTCGGCCAGGGCTTTCCCGATGCGCAGGGACCCGACGACATTCTCCGCGCGGCGGCCGAGGCGTTGCTCCACCGGTCGAACCAGTATCCGCCAAGCGGAGGCCTGCCCGAACTGCGGCAGGCGGTAGCCGCGCATTATGAGCGGCATCAGGGGCTGGACCTGCGCGCGGAAGAAGTAATCGTCACTTCGGGCGCGACCGAAGCGATCGCGGCGAGCCTGTTCGCGCTGATCCAGCCGGGCGATGAAGTGCTGCTGCTCGCGCCGCTATATGACGCCTATCTGCCGCTGGTCGAACGGGCTGGCGGGGTTGCCCGCATCGCAAGACTGACGCCGCCCGACTGGCGGATCACGCGCGAAGCGCTTGACACGATGATCGGGCCGCGCACGCGCCTGCTGATCCTCAACAACCCGCTCAATCCCAGCGGCAGCGTGATGGCGCGGGAGGATCTGGCGATGCTGGCGTCCTTCTGCTTGGATCACGACCTGATCGCGATCTGCGACGAGGTATGGGAGCATGTGACCTTTGACGGCGTCCGTCACCAGCCGCTGATGGCTTTTCCCGGCATGCGGGACCGGACGGTGAAGATCGGGTCGGCGGGCAAGATATTCTCGCTGACCGGCTGGAAGCTGGGCTGGATGTGCGCGGCCCCGCCAATCGCGACGCTGCTTGGGCGGGCGCACCAGTTCCTGACCTTCACCAGTCCGCCCAACCTGCAATGGGCCGTCGCCGAAGGGCTGGGGAAACCGGACGACTGGTTCACGGCGATGCGTGCGGGCTACCAGGCTTCGCGTGACCGGCTGGTGCGTGGGCTGGGTGATGCGGGATATGCGGTTCAGCAGAGCGCGGGCACATGGTTCGTGACCGTTGACCTGGCCGCATCGGGCATGGCGCTGAACGATGTGGACTTTTGCGAGCGGATCATCGGCGAGGCGGGCGTTGCCGCCATCCCGATATCCGCATTCTATCCCGACGCGGCCGTCACGCATCTGGTGCGTCTCTGCTTTTCCAAGAGCGACGCGGTGATCGACGAAGCCGTCGCGCGGCTGGGCGCATTTCGCGCGTCGCTCGGCTGA
- a CDS encoding DNA recombination protein RmuC: MDSLAVILSLIALVAGLGLGWLLRGKAAASLAAEKAELAARLDQAEAQRNGALRELVVAQDRAVQAGELARRLEEERNARGLVEQEIAALRSDTQARAEAFEAQIAALKDAKEQLSAQFSEIGGKLLHQAQSHFLERADQRLAQAHEKSEAQLKQLLHPVNETIQRYDQKISQIEQQRTEAYGILRGEIESMKSGQEAVRAEAQRLVDSLRHAPKARGRWGEQQLRNVLETCGLSEHVDFRTEVSVEGEDGRLRPDAILRVPGGRALVIDAKVSLNSYQDAYGADGEDERKRLLSAHAAAMRAHVDALGRKSYADQFEEAPDYVIMFVPGEHFLSAALEHDPQLWDHAFGKRVLLATPTNLIAIARTVAAVWRQEKMADEAKRIGALGKELYERLAGAAGSLKKLGNRLTGAVSDYNSFVGSFEGRVLVTGRKLRDLNIETGGRELDTLEPVDALVREPVSAEAVRALPEAVADAAE, from the coding sequence ATGGACAGCCTGGCCGTCATCTTAAGCCTTATCGCCCTGGTTGCGGGGTTGGGGCTTGGCTGGCTGCTGCGCGGCAAGGCGGCAGCGTCGCTGGCCGCGGAAAAGGCGGAGCTTGCGGCAAGGCTGGATCAGGCGGAGGCGCAGCGTAACGGCGCGCTACGGGAACTGGTCGTGGCGCAGGATCGCGCGGTCCAGGCCGGTGAGCTTGCGCGGCGGCTGGAGGAAGAGCGTAACGCGCGCGGTCTGGTCGAGCAGGAGATCGCCGCGCTGCGATCCGACACACAGGCGCGGGCCGAGGCTTTCGAGGCGCAGATCGCGGCGCTGAAGGACGCCAAGGAGCAGTTGTCGGCGCAGTTCAGCGAGATTGGCGGCAAGCTGCTGCATCAGGCGCAGAGCCATTTCCTGGAGCGGGCGGACCAGCGGCTGGCGCAGGCGCATGAAAAGAGCGAGGCGCAGCTGAAGCAACTGCTGCACCCGGTCAACGAGACGATCCAGCGCTACGACCAGAAGATCAGCCAGATCGAACAGCAGCGCACGGAAGCCTATGGCATCCTGCGCGGTGAAATAGAATCGATGAAGTCGGGACAGGAAGCCGTGCGGGCCGAAGCGCAGCGGCTGGTCGATTCGCTGCGCCATGCGCCCAAGGCGCGCGGGCGCTGGGGCGAACAGCAGCTGCGCAATGTGCTGGAGACATGCGGGCTTTCCGAACATGTCGATTTCCGCACCGAGGTAAGCGTCGAGGGCGAGGATGGCCGGTTGCGTCCCGACGCCATCTTGCGCGTGCCGGGCGGACGAGCGCTGGTGATCGACGCGAAAGTGTCGCTCAATAGCTATCAGGACGCCTATGGCGCGGATGGCGAGGATGAACGCAAGCGCCTGCTCTCGGCTCATGCGGCGGCGATGCGGGCGCATGTCGATGCGCTGGGGCGGAAAAGCTATGCCGACCAGTTCGAGGAAGCGCCCGATTATGTCATCATGTTCGTGCCGGGCGAGCATTTCCTGTCCGCCGCGCTGGAGCACGATCCACAGCTATGGGACCATGCGTTCGGCAAGCGCGTGCTGCTGGCGACGCCGACCAACCTCATCGCTATCGCCCGGACCGTCGCGGCGGTGTGGCGGCAGGAGAAGATGGCGGACGAAGCCAAGCGGATCGGCGCGCTGGGCAAGGAGCTTTATGAACGGCTGGCCGGGGCGGCGGGATCGCTCAAGAAGCTGGGCAACCGGCTGACCGGCGCGGTAAGCGATTATAACAGCTTCGTGGGCAGCTTCGAAGGACGGGTGCTGGTGACGGGGCGCAAGCTGCGCGACCTCAATATCGAAACGGGCGGGCGTGAACTGGACACGCTGGAGCCGGTGGACGCACTGGTGCGCGAGCCGGTTTCGGCCGAGGCCGTGCGCGCATTGCCAGAGGCAGTGGCCGACGCGGCGGAGTGA